The Flammeovirga pectinis genomic interval AGTGAAAATGATAGAAATAAAGCTTTCTCAAGGGGCAAAACCAGGGCATGGAGGCGTATTACCTGCAGCCAAAAATACAGAAGAAATTGCAAGAATTCGTTTAGTAAAACCACATACTAATATATTATCTCCACCTGTTAATCCAGAAATTAAAGAGGTAGGAGATATTCCTAAATTTGTGAAAAGAGTAAGGGCATTATCAGAAGGTAAACCTGTAGGTTTTAAGCTATGTATTGGTATTAAAGCGGAATTTATTAAGCTAATTGACACTTGTATTGAACAAGGAAACTTACCAGATTTTATTACAGTAGATGCTGCTGAAGGAGGAACGGGAGCTGCACCTTTAGAATATTCAGATCATATTGGTATGAAAGGTGATGAAGCTCTGAAGTTTGTAGTACAAGTATTAAAAGAAAAGAATGTTAGAGAGCAAGTAAAAGTAATCTATGCTGGTAAAGTTATGGATGGTTTTTCTCTATTTAAAGCATTATGTTTTGGTGCAGATTTTTGTAATAGTGCCAGAGGGTTTATGTTCTCATTAGGTTGTATTCAGTCTTTAAGATGTCATACAGATACTTGTCCGACAGGAATTGCTACACAAAACAAGTCATTACAAAAAGGCTTAGATCCTACTTTAAAGAGTGAGAGAGTGTTCCATTATCAAGAAAATACCTTGAAATCATTTTTAGAAATATTGAGTACTTCTGGCTGTAATGCTTTAAGTGATTTAAAACCTGAATTAATTCAAGACTAGATCAATAATTTTTATAAAATTAAAATCCTCTGTACATGTATTTAATACTATGCACAGAGGATTTTTTTATTGATAATTATTTGTAAGGTAAACGATCAATGAAGAACTAAAGATTTTCTGCTAAAGCTTTTACCACTGGGTTATTAGGGTAAAACTCTTTTAGAATTACTTTAATTACAGTATAAACTGGCACTGCTAATATCATTCCTACAATACCAAAAAGAACACCTGAAATAAAGATTACCAAGAAAATTTCTAACGGATGTGAGTTGACACTTTTTGAGAATATAATTGGCTGAGAGAAATTATTATCAATAAATTGAGTGATTCCGTAAGCAACAGAAATCTTTACAATTAATGGAATAAATTCACTTTGGAAATCCATATTAATGTTATCTGTAAGTGCAAGAATGTACATTAATATTAATCCAATAAGCGGACCTACATAAGGTATTAAGTTAAGTATAGCGCATAAAAATGCAATAACTAATGGATTACTAACACCAATTACCATTAAGGATACTAAGTATAAAATGAACACAATTAATATCTGAACACTTAAACCAATGAAGTAACGAGATAATAATTTTTTAATTTTTATGATTGACGATTTTATTTCTTTTTCATTCTCTATAGGGAGTACAGAGATAAAAAAGTCACCAATTTGCTCACTCTCTTTGATAAAGAAAAAGGCTATAAAACAAACCGAAAAGACACCTACACTATAAGAACCAACTGTATTAATAATCGACTTAAATATTTTTGGAGCATTATTGATTTTATTCAGTATTACACCTCCTAAATTTAAAGAAGATAAGTCTAAGCCATATTTTAAAGTTGATTGATTGAGTGAATCAAAAGTTAGGTTAATATTCGATTTAAACTCATCCATATTGATAAGTGATAAATCTCTGGCTTCTTGAATTATTAAAGGAATAAAAAGACTTAAAAATGCCGTGAGTAACAGCAGAAATAATACAACAACAGATAAAAGTGCACTATTATTTGAGAAGTTAAATCGTCTTTTTAAGAAAGATTTTAATGGGTAGGCAATGAGAGCAATAACACCTGCTATTGCAATGTAAATAATTACCGATTTTATTAAAAACAGCGTATATAGTCCTATACAAAATAGAGCAAGCTTTTTTATCGTATCAAGCAGCCCTTTACTAATTACTTTATAATCCATTAATTGAAGAATTAAGATGTGTGAAACTATAATAGCAAACGGCTTAAGTATTTTATTTTTTTACATATTTTGTTTTAAAAATATAAAATATTGATTATTAACTTATTATTGGTATTTGAATGTGCTGGTTTTTAATGAAGTAAAGAGTAGTTAAGGATCGTGATTAAAACTTAATGTTTAGTTTTAACCTTGGGTAATAGCCTTTTCTTAATTACTATTGATTATTCAAACAACTAATATTTCTAATATAATGTCTCAAAAACAATCATCTTTCTACCCATCAATTTTACAAGGATGGGGTATTGTTGGAATCTTTCTTATTGTATCAATTTTCGTGTCAATCGTTACTTCAGGTTTTGAAGGGGTGTTAGATAAAGGATTAATACTCTTTATAACTTACCTATTTGCAATGGGGATTCCTTTAGGAATTATTTATTCTGTGCGTAAGAAAAAGACAGGTATAACATCATTTAATTTTAAGTTAGATTATCTAGTTATTGTCCCAGTACTTTTCTTTGTGACTTTAGGGTTACAATTGGGTTTAATAGGGCCAATTACAGATTTAATTCCTATGCCAGAAGAATTTGTTACTTTTTTTAAAGAACTAATGGGCGACAAAGACATCTATAATTTCTTAACGGTAGTAATTGCTGCTCCAATTTTAGAAGAATTAATTTTTAGAGGATTAATATTAGATGGATTCTTAAAGAGATACTCTCCAACTAAAGCTATTCTTTTTTCGAGTATGTTTTTTGGAATTATACACTTTAACCCTTGGCAGTTTGTAGCAGCAATGATTTTAGGTTGCTTTATTGGTTGGGTTTATTTAAAAACTAAGAGTGTGAGCTACGGTATTATTATTCATATGATAAACAATGGATGTGCATTTGCAATAATGATGTTTATTTCTGAAGATCAAATGAATTTGACTGGACCAGAATTATATGGAGGTAGTACTAATTATGTGATTATAATTATTGGTTCTTTGTTAGTAACGGGCGTAGGTCTTTATTACTTATCAAAGTATTTTAAAGAAACTGTACCTCCAATTACTTGGAAAGAGGATGCTATTGATGATTTTGATAGTGAAATTGGAAATACTACAACTGTAGAGTAATTAGATTTTTATAAGCAAAAACAGGTTGCAACTGTTTCTAGAATCTAAGCATAAAAAAAGCACTAGGAGATCTCCTAATGCTTTTTTTATATAAAAATGAGCCTACTTCTTAATTATCAAATTCAGGATATTCACGCTTCATTCTACGTAACCAACCTTCATATAAAGTATGGTATGGGTCAGAGTTATTTCCTTCATGTGGCAATCCAGCCATCACTTCTTTTTTCTGTTCTGGCACATTATCTACAATCGCTTCATTTACGTTAATTACTCCTTGAGGACTGCCTAGCGCACGTGTTTGAATCTTACAAGATTTTTCAAGGAAGAACATATAAAAGAAAGCTTCACCGATAGTTTCGCCAACAGATAGCGTACCGTGATTTCTAAGCATTAATATTTTCTTATCTCCAATATCCGACAACATACGAGGAGCTTCATCCGCATTTACAACCACACCTTCGTAATCATGATAAGCAATATTAGAGTGAATCAGCATATCATCTTGGCAAAGCGGAAGCACGCCGTCTTTCATTGCCGAAACTGCCACACCATCAACTGTATGTAAGTGCATTGCAGAATTGATTGAGTCGTTTCCGAAGATCAAACCAGAATGAATATTCCATCCTGCTTTATTTAATTGGTATCCATTATCTGTAAGAATTGTCCCGTCTTTTCTAACTTTAATTAATGATGAAGCAGTAATTTCATCGAACGTTAAACCGAAAGGATTTAATAATAAACAATCAGGTTCACCCGGAACTCTAGCCGAAAGATGTCCAAAAGTAGTGTACTCAAATCCTAAATAATAGAAAGCTCTATATGCTGCTGCTAATTCAACTCTAGTAGTCCATTCTGCCGCTGTAACTTGTTCTTTAATAGATTTCATAATGTTTTTTTTTTTGATTTATTACTTTGTTTTGATGTTACAAATGTAGTGGGTGTCAAAAGTTTTTAGTCGTAAAATCCTGTTAGCAATGGGTAAATTCCTGTAAGAATGATTATCTTAAAATGTTAACCCAAAACAGTATGAGTAAGAACATTAAGTTAAATAATAGCCCTGTTACTAATCAATTAGTTAAGCTACAGACAGCCTTAGGTGGTGACCTTGTTAGTGAACATCATTTAGTAATTGATAATGAAATCCTTGTTGGAGATATTCATTATTATACCAATGGATATACAGATTTTACGATTGTAGAAGTGGAGGTCAGAGAAGACCTGAAAATTGAGTTTTTTCATATAGACGACTTTCATTATACCGCACAATTTTTTGGTAAAAATCTAGTCTATTCAAAAGGCAAGGAGGAAGATATTCAGATATCAATCCCGAATGGTTTTTTTATTTTAAAGGATGCAGAGTCTATACATATGCATTTTAAAAAAGGGGAAAAAGTAGAACAAGTAACGATATACTTTACAAAGGAAATTTTAAGAGAGGAATCAAATGTCTTTTTAGAAAAATTAGATAGTTTTATTTTTCATGAAGGAGACGCCAATCTAAGAGTTTGGAAAAGAGCTGTTTTTACATCAAAACCCCTTGATAAGGATTTAAGAGAAGAATGGTATTTATTAAAAATGATGGAATTGAATTTGATTTTTCAAAACGTCATCAGAAAAATAGGTACAAAAGGAGAGAAGAGGGTATATTCTGATTATGAAATAGATATCGCATTTTTAATAAAGAAAGTAATTACAGAAGACATTAAAAATAAACCAATTGTTTCTGATCTTGCTTTAGAATATGGTATCAACTTAAATAAACTTGAGAAAATTTTTAGATATGTTTTTAACGAAACCATCTATCAATTCTACAAAACTGTTAGGATTAACAAGGTGAAAGAAGAAATCTATACTACAGATAAGGCATTTACAGAAATTGCTTACGATTATGGATACACTGATGTAAACCATATGTCTAAAAATTTTAAAGCAAATTTTGGCCTAACACCTTCACAGTTTAAGGAAAATAATTGATTATAGGATTGAAATAAAAAAGTACAGATATAAAAAGACCTCAATTATTTTAGTAATTGAGGTCTTTAATTTTTCTAAATAAAATCTAGTTAAGATTCGGCTGAGGCGTCATTCTTAAATAAGGTTTTACTTCTGTATATCCTTTAGGAAAAATACCCGGAATATCTTCAGTTTTTACAGCAGGAACAACTACACAATCATCACCATTTTCCCAGTTTGCAGGAGTGGCAACTTTATGATAAGCCGTTAATTGTAAAGAATCAATTACTCTTAGTAACTCGTTAAAGTTTCTTCCTGTAGATGCAGGGTAAGTAATAATTAATTTTACTTTTTTGTCTGGATCAATAACAAAAACAGATCTTACAGTCAGTTTGCTATCAGCATTAGGGTGAATCATATCATATAATTCTGATACTTTTCTGTCTTCGTCTGCTATGATAGGAAAATCAACAGTAGTATTTTGCGTCTCGTTGATGTCTTTAATCCAACCTTTGTGAGATTCTAAACCATCTACACTAAGAGCTGCAACTTTTACATTTCTTTTGGCAAACTCGTCTTTATACTTTGCTACTGTACCAAGTTCTGTAGTACAAACAGGCGTATAATCTGCAGGGTGAGAGAATAGGATTCCCCAGCTATCTCCTAGCCAGTTATAAAAATCGATTTCTCCTTCAGATGTTTGAGCTGTAAAGTTAGGGGCTTCATCGCCCAAGCGAATAGTTGACATTATTAAATAGTAGTTTTAAGGTGTAAAATGAAAAGTCAATGTTAAGTAATTGCTCTTCAGTTACCAATGTTATAAATATTCTAACGTAAAACCTATAAATCATTAAGATAACATAGTATTACCTCCAACCATTCAAGATTTTATAAAAATCTATAAATAACATAAAAATCACTGTATAGTACTTAAAAGTGTTATTTTTGGACGGTACATCAAGTTTATGAACGATTTGTGCTATGTAAATTTTTAGAAAACAAGGATATTGCCTTGGTACAATAAAGATGAAATAATGAACAAACAGTTATTCCTATTTTTACTCTTGATGAGCAATTTTAGCTTTGCTCAAAGAACCGAAACCTTATTAAAAGACAATTGGAAATTTAGTAAAGGTGATTTTGAAAAAGCAATAGATATAGACTTTAACGATGAAAGTTGGGAGTCGGTAAGCATTCCGCATGATTGGGCAATTAAAGGTCCTTTTAATAAGGAAAATGATATTCAGCGTGTGAAGATTCTTCAAGATGGAGAAAAAAAAGCGACAGAAAAATCTGGAAGAACAGGTGCTTTACCTTATATGGGGACTGCCTGGTATAGATTAAAATTTAATGTTTCTAGCCAATCGCTTGATAAAAAAGTACTTCTCCACTTTGATGGAGCAATGAGTGAAGCTAAGGTATATATTAATGGTAAATTTGTAGGGGAACATCCGTACGGTTATGCCTATTTTTATTTTGATATAGGTGAGTTTATTACTGAAGGAGAAAATACATTGTCGGTTCGTTTACATAACGAACCAAAATCTTCAAGGTGGTATCCTGGAGCTGGAATTTATAGAAACGTAAAGCTAATAGTAAAGAATAAAGATGCTGTTGAACGTTGGGGAACAACTATTTCAACAC includes:
- a CDS encoding FMN-binding glutamate synthase family protein; the encoded protein is MIRTTYIIVSFILFPIFILAYDYLPDQTVAITILMTLLLIGWYDVFQKKNAILRDYPIVGHFRYIFKAIAPELQQYFIERNTDGKPFNKNEISLIKSRSENQEKFHPFGTELDFYADKVQWLGHAFIPGKKMAEPPRIKVGGEHCLKPYNAALLNVSAMSFGSLSANAITALNSGARKGGFYHNTGEGGITPFHQQGGDIVLQIGTGNFGFRNNDGSFNDEAFVKKGTLKEVKMIEIKLSQGAKPGHGGVLPAAKNTEEIARIRLVKPHTNILSPPVNPEIKEVGDIPKFVKRVRALSEGKPVGFKLCIGIKAEFIKLIDTCIEQGNLPDFITVDAAEGGTGAAPLEYSDHIGMKGDEALKFVVQVLKEKNVREQVKVIYAGKVMDGFSLFKALCFGADFCNSARGFMFSLGCIQSLRCHTDTCPTGIATQNKSLQKGLDPTLKSERVFHYQENTLKSFLEILSTSGCNALSDLKPELIQD
- a CDS encoding AI-2E family transporter, translating into MDYKVISKGLLDTIKKLALFCIGLYTLFLIKSVIIYIAIAGVIALIAYPLKSFLKRRFNFSNNSALLSVVVLFLLLLTAFLSLFIPLIIQEARDLSLINMDEFKSNINLTFDSLNQSTLKYGLDLSSLNLGGVILNKINNAPKIFKSIINTVGSYSVGVFSVCFIAFFFIKESEQIGDFFISVLPIENEKEIKSSIIKIKKLLSRYFIGLSVQILIVFILYLVSLMVIGVSNPLVIAFLCAILNLIPYVGPLIGLILMYILALTDNINMDFQSEFIPLIVKISVAYGITQFIDNNFSQPIIFSKSVNSHPLEIFLVIFISGVLFGIVGMILAVPVYTVIKVILKEFYPNNPVVKALAENL
- a CDS encoding CPBP family intramembrane glutamic endopeptidase; its protein translation is MSQKQSSFYPSILQGWGIVGIFLIVSIFVSIVTSGFEGVLDKGLILFITYLFAMGIPLGIIYSVRKKKTGITSFNFKLDYLVIVPVLFFVTLGLQLGLIGPITDLIPMPEEFVTFFKELMGDKDIYNFLTVVIAAPILEELIFRGLILDGFLKRYSPTKAILFSSMFFGIIHFNPWQFVAAMILGCFIGWVYLKTKSVSYGIIIHMINNGCAFAIMMFISEDQMNLTGPELYGGSTNYVIIIIGSLLVTGVGLYYLSKYFKETVPPITWKEDAIDDFDSEIGNTTTVE
- a CDS encoding class II aldolase/adducin family protein produces the protein MKSIKEQVTAAEWTTRVELAAAYRAFYYLGFEYTTFGHLSARVPGEPDCLLLNPFGLTFDEITASSLIKVRKDGTILTDNGYQLNKAGWNIHSGLIFGNDSINSAMHLHTVDGVAVSAMKDGVLPLCQDDMLIHSNIAYHDYEGVVVNADEAPRMLSDIGDKKILMLRNHGTLSVGETIGEAFFYMFFLEKSCKIQTRALGSPQGVINVNEAIVDNVPEQKKEVMAGLPHEGNNSDPYHTLYEGWLRRMKREYPEFDN
- a CDS encoding helix-turn-helix transcriptional regulator produces the protein MSKNIKLNNSPVTNQLVKLQTALGGDLVSEHHLVIDNEILVGDIHYYTNGYTDFTIVEVEVREDLKIEFFHIDDFHYTAQFFGKNLVYSKGKEEDIQISIPNGFFILKDAESIHMHFKKGEKVEQVTIYFTKEILREESNVFLEKLDSFIFHEGDANLRVWKRAVFTSKPLDKDLREEWYLLKMMELNLIFQNVIRKIGTKGEKRVYSDYEIDIAFLIKKVITEDIKNKPIVSDLALEYGINLNKLEKIFRYVFNETIYQFYKTVRINKVKEEIYTTDKAFTEIAYDYGYTDVNHMSKNFKANFGLTPSQFKENN
- a CDS encoding peroxiredoxin — encoded protein: MSTIRLGDEAPNFTAQTSEGEIDFYNWLGDSWGILFSHPADYTPVCTTELGTVAKYKDEFAKRNVKVAALSVDGLESHKGWIKDINETQNTTVDFPIIADEDRKVSELYDMIHPNADSKLTVRSVFVIDPDKKVKLIITYPASTGRNFNELLRVIDSLQLTAYHKVATPANWENGDDCVVVPAVKTEDIPGIFPKGYTEVKPYLRMTPQPNLN